The following proteins are encoded in a genomic region of Paenibacillus sp. FSL H3-0469:
- a CDS encoding Rrf2 family transcriptional regulator — MKISTKGRYGLTIMMELALKFGEGPTSLKSIAEKNGLSEHYLEQLIAPLRNAGLVKSIRGAYGGYILSRETSTITAGDIIRVLEGPISPVDFTEEDDPAKRDLWLRIRDSIADVLDSTTLSDLINFKEESQADNYMFYI, encoded by the coding sequence TTGAAAATATCAACCAAAGGACGTTACGGATTAACCATTATGATGGAGCTTGCCCTGAAATTCGGCGAAGGGCCTACATCACTTAAGAGCATCGCCGAGAAAAACGGACTGTCCGAGCATTACCTGGAGCAGCTCATCGCCCCGCTGCGCAATGCCGGCCTGGTGAAGAGCATCCGGGGAGCCTATGGCGGCTATATTCTGTCCCGCGAGACCAGCACCATTACCGCCGGAGATATCATCCGCGTCCTGGAAGGCCCGATCTCCCCGGTAGACTTCACCGAAGAAGACGACCCGGCCAAGCGCGACCTCTGGCTGCGCATCCGCGACAGCATCGCCGATGTGCTCGACTCCACCACCTTATCCGACCTGATCAACTTCAAGGAAGAGAGCCAGGCGGATAATTATATGTTCTATATTTAA
- a CDS encoding glycoside hydrolase family 9 protein yields MSQSKRKTGCIASLSLMLAFTIGSGTAVRPSVAEAASAGFNYAEALQKSIYFYEAQRSGELPADNRVEWRGDSGLQDGADVGHDLTGGWYDAGDHVKFGFPMAYTATMLAWSVYEYKDGYVQSGQLDEILDNIRWATDYFVKAHTAPNELWGQVGNGTADHNWWGPAEVMPMARPAYKIDAAHPGSDLAGETAAALASASIIFRDSDPVYADKLLLHAKQLYNFADTYRGAYSDTITDAKQYYNSWSSYADELSWGGVWLYLATGEQAYLDKAVAASDLWGTNQAGDWGYQWTQSWDDKHYGAQLLLSRITEDPKFIQSTERNMQFWTTGVNGTSDRVTYTPGGLAHLDQWGALRYAANHAFLAFVYADWVTDPVKKNTAQAFAERQINYMLGDNPRNSSYVIGFGANAPEHPHHRTSHGSWSDSQTTPANHRHVLYGALVGGPSKTDAYTDAISDYVSNEVATDYNSAFTGSLARMMMLHGQGQSPLANFPPAETREDEMFTETSVNASGSNFVEIRAVLNNRSAWPARSSSQLSFNYYLDISEAVAAGYGPGDITVKAGGYNQGATVSQLLPYDEANHIYYTKVDFSGTPIYPGGQSAYRKEVQFRIAGPLNTTFWDNSNDFSFKGVAANASAATKNPYIPVYDAGVKVYGELPSGGGTPGEPQVPGRPSGLQAEPGNASVALSWNAVSGATSYTVKRSLVSGGPYTTVGTSTSAVYSDSGLTNGVDYYYVVTASNSVGESTASVQVSAKPREITVPAGALRVQYRTNDTSPGDSQIRSQFRIINTGTEAIPLSGLKLRYYYTVDGDKPQEFHCDYAQVGSGNVSGTFGKLSAPTALADSYLEISFAAGAGSLAPGADSGEIQVRFNKSDWTAYNESNDYSYGGTQQTFADWNKVTLYRGGTLVWGLEP; encoded by the coding sequence ATGAGTCAAAGTAAACGGAAGACCGGCTGTATCGCTTCACTAAGCCTGATGTTGGCCTTCACCATTGGTTCAGGGACGGCTGTCCGCCCGTCTGTCGCCGAAGCGGCAAGCGCCGGATTTAATTATGCAGAGGCACTGCAGAAATCGATCTATTTCTACGAGGCCCAGCGTTCGGGTGAGCTGCCGGCGGATAACCGCGTGGAATGGAGAGGCGACTCGGGGCTGCAGGATGGTGCCGATGTCGGCCATGACCTGACGGGAGGCTGGTACGACGCAGGGGATCATGTCAAATTCGGTTTTCCGATGGCGTATACTGCGACCATGCTGGCATGGTCGGTCTATGAATACAAGGATGGTTACGTGCAGTCCGGGCAGCTTGATGAGATTCTGGACAATATCCGCTGGGCTACAGACTATTTTGTGAAAGCGCATACTGCGCCGAATGAGCTGTGGGGACAGGTAGGTAACGGCACGGCGGACCATAACTGGTGGGGACCGGCGGAGGTCATGCCTATGGCGCGCCCGGCCTACAAAATTGATGCTGCACATCCCGGCTCGGATCTGGCTGGTGAGACTGCCGCCGCCCTTGCCTCGGCTTCCATTATTTTCAGGGATTCAGATCCCGTTTATGCGGACAAGCTCCTGCTGCATGCCAAGCAATTATACAATTTTGCCGATACGTACCGGGGGGCTTACTCCGATACCATCACTGACGCCAAGCAGTATTACAATTCATGGAGCAGCTATGCCGATGAATTAAGCTGGGGCGGTGTCTGGCTATACCTGGCGACCGGTGAGCAGGCCTATCTGGACAAGGCGGTTGCCGCCAGTGATCTGTGGGGCACCAACCAGGCCGGTGACTGGGGCTACCAATGGACCCAATCCTGGGATGACAAGCATTATGGGGCACAACTGCTGTTGTCCCGCATCACTGAGGACCCCAAGTTCATCCAGTCCACGGAACGTAATATGCAGTTTTGGACGACTGGAGTTAACGGCACCTCTGACCGGGTAACGTATACTCCAGGCGGGCTGGCCCATCTGGATCAATGGGGGGCGCTGCGGTATGCAGCCAACCATGCTTTCCTTGCTTTTGTCTATGCAGACTGGGTTACTGATCCGGTGAAAAAGAATACCGCCCAAGCCTTCGCAGAGCGCCAGATTAACTATATGCTGGGCGACAATCCGCGAAATAGCAGCTATGTCATCGGCTTCGGCGCGAATGCACCTGAGCATCCTCACCACCGCACCTCACACGGCTCCTGGAGCGACAGCCAGACTACTCCGGCCAACCACCGGCATGTGCTCTACGGCGCACTTGTTGGCGGACCCTCCAAGACCGATGCTTACACCGATGCGATCAGCGATTATGTCTCGAATGAAGTTGCAACCGATTACAATTCGGCCTTTACCGGCTCTCTGGCCCGGATGATGATGCTTCACGGACAGGGGCAGAGCCCGCTTGCGAACTTCCCGCCGGCCGAAACGCGTGAGGATGAGATGTTCACGGAGACTTCCGTGAATGCCAGCGGCAGCAATTTTGTGGAGATCCGCGCGGTCCTCAATAACCGTTCCGCATGGCCTGCCCGCTCGAGCAGCCAGCTGTCCTTCAACTATTATCTGGACATCAGCGAGGCTGTTGCTGCGGGATATGGTCCCGGCGATATCACGGTTAAGGCCGGAGGCTATAACCAGGGAGCCACTGTCTCGCAGCTGCTGCCTTACGATGAAGCGAACCATATCTACTACACCAAAGTAGATTTCTCCGGCACCCCGATCTATCCGGGAGGACAGTCTGCTTACCGCAAGGAGGTTCAGTTCCGCATTGCCGGACCGCTGAACACCACCTTCTGGGACAACAGCAATGACTTCTCCTTCAAGGGAGTGGCTGCGAATGCTTCAGCGGCAACGAAGAACCCTTATATCCCGGTATACGATGCAGGTGTCAAAGTGTACGGGGAGCTGCCTTCCGGCGGCGGAACGCCAGGTGAACCGCAGGTTCCGGGACGTCCGTCGGGCCTCCAGGCTGAGCCCGGCAACGCCAGCGTAGCCTTGAGCTGGAATGCAGTCAGCGGTGCAACGTCGTATACCGTCAAACGCTCTCTGGTGAGCGGCGGACCGTACACTACAGTGGGTACATCTACTTCAGCAGTCTACAGCGACAGCGGACTAACGAACGGAGTGGACTATTATTATGTGGTAACCGCTTCAAACAGCGTAGGGGAGAGTACAGCGTCTGTACAGGTGAGCGCCAAGCCGCGCGAGATTACAGTGCCTGCCGGCGCTCTGCGTGTGCAGTACCGCACCAATGATACCAGTCCCGGGGATTCGCAGATCCGCAGCCAGTTCCGGATTATCAATACAGGAACCGAGGCCATTCCGCTCAGCGGTCTGAAGCTGCGTTACTATTATACTGTTGACGGGGACAAGCCGCAGGAATTCCACTGTGATTACGCCCAGGTCGGCAGCGGCAACGTGAGCGGAACCTTCGGGAAGCTGAGTGCGCCTACGGCACTGGCTGATTCGTATTTGGAGATTTCTTTTGCGGCAGGAGCAGGAAGCCTGGCGCCAGGGGCAGACAGCGGGGAAATTCAAGTGCGCTTCAACAAGTCCGATTGGACGGCCTACAATGAGAGCAATGACTATTCCTATGGCGGTACCCAGCAGACCTTCGCGGATTGGAACAAAGTCACCCTGTACCGTGGAGGAACACTTGTCTGGGGCCTCGAACCCTAA
- a CDS encoding HAMP domain-containing sensor histidine kinase produces the protein MKKGIVLKLFLLTAGLCLFLIAVIFILQTVFFKQFYVHQKMKDVNAAVQAYEQDYLNHASNTQEMARLEQDFFQKHNTWITALDTRGNVKYADDFFMEIKLEPSEEPALSGKTITVPLYSFISVEDFSSNRTFLTPWIEEGGAIAIEGLIMNNQPVIQRMGRNPSNLRDESRLQNHQMVSKEYEVLEQTDAVQYREQYSTFLVKGTITKVRIPEGAGVSRYTNHLFLERIKAFQADLLYGDFKEGANAKQIIDVEENHVNYKIFVDRTQDSDGNPAYLFAMTSLQPVNEAVGIIKDYYVYIVIVTLLLALLASFYYSRQIARPLLRINRTTRQMADLDFSEKIPVTTKDEIGDLSGSINELSERLHSHILQLEQDIEKEKQLEHTRKEFISGVSHELKTPLSVIQSCLAILNDGVASHKRDHYFAAMEDEVGRMNVLIGDMLELAKYESGTYKMDVGSFYIDAVIKRVYAKLTPDFAAKHLLLHTSLIPAQVEGNERRIEQILVNFLTNAISYTTEQESIFVTTSEERDTIQISIENKGAYIPDEQLEKIWDRFYRGETSRHRSTGGTGLGLAISKKILEMHGAPYGVNNTSDGVMFYFQLNKKA, from the coding sequence ATGAAAAAGGGGATTGTTCTAAAACTGTTCCTGTTGACAGCGGGCTTGTGCCTGTTCCTGATCGCCGTTATTTTTATCCTGCAAACCGTATTTTTCAAACAGTTTTATGTTCATCAAAAAATGAAGGACGTTAACGCGGCGGTTCAGGCTTATGAACAGGACTACCTGAATCATGCCTCGAACACGCAGGAGATGGCCAGGCTGGAGCAGGACTTTTTTCAAAAGCATAACACCTGGATCACGGCTTTGGACACCCGCGGAAATGTAAAATATGCCGATGATTTCTTCATGGAAATTAAGCTGGAACCTTCGGAAGAACCGGCGCTTTCCGGTAAAACGATAACCGTACCTTTATACAGTTTTATCAGCGTGGAGGACTTCAGCAGCAATCGAACGTTCCTCACTCCCTGGATTGAAGAAGGGGGAGCGATCGCAATAGAAGGCTTGATCATGAACAACCAGCCAGTGATCCAGCGGATGGGCAGGAACCCTTCCAATCTGAGAGATGAGAGCCGGCTGCAGAATCATCAGATGGTAAGCAAAGAGTACGAGGTCCTCGAACAAACGGACGCGGTCCAATATCGGGAGCAATATTCCACCTTTCTGGTCAAAGGAACGATTACGAAAGTTCGGATACCGGAAGGGGCCGGAGTCTCGCGTTACACCAATCACCTGTTCCTCGAACGCATCAAAGCTTTCCAGGCGGATCTATTGTACGGCGACTTTAAGGAGGGCGCCAACGCAAAACAGATCATAGATGTTGAAGAAAATCACGTGAACTACAAAATTTTCGTGGACCGCACCCAAGATAGCGACGGAAATCCGGCCTACCTGTTCGCGATGACGTCACTGCAGCCTGTAAATGAAGCCGTAGGGATCATCAAAGACTACTACGTGTATATCGTTATTGTGACCTTGCTGCTCGCACTGCTCGCATCGTTCTACTACTCCCGTCAGATTGCCCGGCCGTTGCTGCGCATCAACCGTACCACGCGGCAAATGGCGGACCTCGATTTTTCGGAGAAAATTCCCGTCACAACGAAGGATGAAATCGGAGACTTGTCGGGCAGCATTAATGAGCTTTCTGAGCGCCTGCATTCCCATATCCTCCAGCTTGAACAGGACATCGAGAAGGAAAAGCAGTTGGAGCATACACGGAAAGAATTTATATCCGGCGTATCCCATGAGCTGAAGACTCCGTTAAGCGTCATTCAGAGCTGCCTTGCCATTTTGAATGACGGGGTTGCCAGCCATAAGCGGGATCACTATTTTGCGGCAATGGAAGACGAAGTCGGCCGGATGAATGTGCTGATTGGGGATATGCTGGAATTGGCCAAATATGAATCGGGTACATATAAAATGGACGTCGGTTCGTTCTATATCGATGCAGTCATCAAGCGGGTATATGCCAAATTAACGCCGGATTTTGCAGCCAAGCACTTGCTTCTCCACACTTCGCTTATCCCTGCCCAAGTCGAGGGGAACGAGCGTCGTATAGAGCAGATCCTCGTCAATTTCCTTACCAACGCGATTTCGTATACGACGGAGCAAGAATCTATATTCGTAACCACTTCGGAAGAGAGGGACACCATTCAAATTAGTATCGAAAATAAAGGTGCCTATATCCCGGACGAGCAGCTGGAGAAAATTTGGGACCGTTTCTACCGCGGTGAAACCTCCCGCCACCGGTCAACCGGAGGGACGGGGCTTGGTCTTGCCATCTCCAAGAAAATTCTGGAGATGCACGGTGCGCCTTACGGCGTTAACAATACCTCCGATGGAGTGATGTTTTATTTTCAATTGAATAAAAAAGCGTAG
- the mnmA gene encoding tRNA 2-thiouridine(34) synthase MnmA has protein sequence MTKANQDIRVVVGMSGGVDSSVTALLLKQQGYDVIGIFMKNWDDTDEFGVCTAETDAEDVRRVCEQIDIPYYTVNFEKEYFDKVFSYFLEEYKAGRTPNPDVMCNREIKFGEFLNKALQLGADYVATGHYARVVQEDGLFKLLRGVDNNKDQTYFLNALNQYQLSKAMFPIGHLPKPEVRRIAEEAGLYTAKKKDSTGVCFIGERNFREFLSQYLPAQSGNMVDVATGEVKGRHDGLMYYTLGQRQGLGIGGSGTGEPWFVAEKDLTTNTLYVVQGEKHVSLYSTSLIASGVNWIDPDTLGDEPLKCTAKFRYRQPDQGVTLTKQPDGTVHVAFDVQQKAITPGQAVVFYLGDTCLGGGTIETADKVVPLAQV, from the coding sequence ATGACAAAAGCTAATCAGGATATCCGGGTCGTCGTCGGGATGTCGGGCGGTGTGGATTCCTCTGTTACAGCGCTGCTGCTGAAGCAGCAGGGGTATGACGTCATCGGCATCTTCATGAAGAATTGGGATGATACCGACGAGTTCGGCGTATGTACGGCCGAGACCGATGCCGAGGATGTCCGCCGCGTCTGCGAGCAGATCGATATTCCTTACTATACCGTTAATTTCGAGAAGGAATACTTTGATAAAGTCTTTTCCTATTTCCTTGAAGAATATAAGGCTGGCCGGACCCCGAATCCGGATGTGATGTGCAACCGCGAGATCAAGTTCGGCGAATTCCTGAACAAGGCGCTGCAGCTTGGCGCAGATTATGTCGCTACGGGGCATTATGCCCGGGTCGTGCAAGAAGACGGACTGTTCAAGCTCCTGCGCGGCGTGGACAACAACAAGGACCAGACGTATTTCCTCAATGCGCTGAACCAGTACCAGCTCTCGAAGGCCATGTTCCCGATCGGACATCTGCCGAAGCCGGAGGTACGCCGGATTGCCGAAGAAGCCGGACTCTATACCGCGAAGAAAAAAGACAGCACCGGCGTCTGTTTCATCGGCGAACGCAATTTCCGCGAGTTCCTAAGCCAGTACCTGCCAGCGCAGTCAGGCAATATGGTCGATGTCGCTACCGGCGAAGTGAAGGGCCGCCATGACGGCCTCATGTACTACACGCTGGGCCAGCGCCAGGGCCTTGGTATCGGTGGCTCCGGTACAGGCGAACCCTGGTTCGTAGCCGAGAAGGATCTGACGACTAATACCCTCTATGTGGTGCAGGGCGAGAAGCATGTCAGTCTATACTCAACCAGCCTCATCGCCTCCGGTGTTAACTGGATTGATCCGGACACCCTTGGCGATGAGCCGCTCAAATGTACGGCCAAGTTCCGCTACCGGCAGCCGGATCAGGGCGTTACCCTGACGAAGCAGCCGGACGGTACGGTGCATGTGGCCTTTGACGTTCAGCAAAAGGCGATTACGCCCGGACAAGCCGTCGTGTTCTATCTGGGCGACACCTGCCTCGGCGGCGGAACGATTGAGACGGCCGATAAGGTTGTGCCGCTGGCGCAGGTCTGA
- a CDS encoding glycoside hydrolase family 48 protein has protein sequence MKLRSFKKPASIVMTAVLTLSLTSGILNFSPGTAKAASVEKTRFLQLYDQLKDPASGYFSAEGIPYHAVETLLSEAPNYGHMTTSEAYSYWMWLEVLYGHNTGDWSKLESAWDNMEKYIIPINEGDGVQEQPTMSSYNPNSPATYASELPQPDQYPSALNGKYTPGKDPLDAELKATYGNNQTYLMHWLVDVDNWYGFGNLLNPNHTASYVNTFQRGVQESVWEAVSHPSQDNKTFGKPNEGFMSLFTKENSAPSAQWRYTNATDADARAVQAMYWAKDLGYTNTVYLNKAKKMGDFLRYGMYDKYFQKVGSAANGSPQPGTGKDSNQYLMAWYTSWGGGLGSGGDWAWRIGASHAHQGYQNVVAAYALSTATAGLVPSSATAGTDWSKSLTRQLEFYNWLQSSEGAIAGGATNSYGGSYSAYPAGASTFYGMLYDEAPVYQDPPSNNWFGMQSWSMERVAELYYILASSGDTTSDNFKMAKRVIENWIDWSSDYAFVGSRPVSDTAGYYLDQQGNRILGGANPQVATVSAPGEFWIPGNVEWHGQPDTWNGFSTFNGNSSLKAVTKDPGQDTGVLGSYIKALTFFAAGNKAEHGNYTALGGTASQLAKSMLDTAWGYNDGLGITTLEKRADYFRFFTKEVYFPAGWSGTFGQGNTIPGNATVPSDPAKGGNGVYASYTDILPDIKNDPKWSYLEDKYNTSYNKTTKTWDNGAPEFTYHRFWSQVDMATAYAEYDRLINNGSGPMPTATPTTTPTATPTATPTATPTTVPTATPTVVPTATPTVAPTATPTTAPTATPTVAPTATPAVGNLVVQYRTTDTNATDPQFRPQLRIVNNGTTAVDLSKVKVRYYYTIDGERAQQFNVDYAALGGSNVLGSFVKLDSAVTGADHYLEISFSAGAGSLAAGANTGEIQLRINKTDWSNYNEADDYSYDATKTSFTDWNRMPLYLNGVLVWGVQPQ, from the coding sequence ATGAAGCTACGTTCATTCAAGAAACCGGCCTCCATAGTCATGACTGCTGTTCTGACCCTTTCCCTCACCAGCGGAATCTTAAACTTCAGCCCGGGAACCGCCAAGGCGGCATCGGTGGAGAAGACCCGATTCCTGCAATTGTATGACCAGCTGAAGGACCCGGCCAGCGGGTATTTCTCGGCTGAAGGTATCCCGTATCATGCGGTAGAGACCCTGCTCAGCGAGGCGCCCAACTATGGGCATATGACTACCTCCGAAGCCTATAGCTACTGGATGTGGCTTGAAGTGCTGTACGGCCATAACACCGGGGACTGGAGCAAGCTCGAATCCGCCTGGGACAACATGGAGAAATACATCATTCCGATTAATGAAGGCGACGGTGTGCAGGAGCAGCCGACGATGAGCAGCTACAACCCGAACAGCCCGGCCACCTACGCCTCGGAGCTTCCTCAGCCGGATCAGTATCCAAGCGCACTGAACGGCAAGTACACGCCGGGTAAGGACCCGCTCGATGCAGAGCTGAAGGCCACCTACGGCAATAACCAGACTTATCTGATGCACTGGCTGGTGGATGTGGACAACTGGTATGGGTTCGGCAACCTGCTGAATCCTAATCATACCGCCAGCTATGTGAACACCTTCCAGCGAGGCGTGCAGGAATCGGTGTGGGAGGCGGTCTCCCATCCTTCACAGGATAACAAGACCTTCGGCAAGCCGAATGAAGGCTTCATGAGCCTGTTCACCAAGGAAAATAGTGCGCCTTCCGCGCAGTGGCGTTACACGAATGCTACGGACGCCGATGCACGCGCTGTGCAGGCTATGTACTGGGCCAAGGATCTCGGTTATACCAATACGGTCTATCTGAACAAAGCCAAGAAAATGGGCGACTTCCTCCGTTACGGTATGTATGATAAGTACTTCCAGAAGGTCGGCAGTGCGGCTAACGGTTCGCCTCAGCCGGGAACCGGCAAGGATTCCAACCAGTACCTGATGGCCTGGTATACCTCCTGGGGCGGCGGTCTGGGCAGCGGCGGAGACTGGGCCTGGAGAATCGGTGCGAGCCATGCGCACCAAGGGTACCAGAATGTGGTTGCAGCCTATGCGCTGTCCACAGCAACCGCAGGGCTGGTTCCATCCTCCGCAACAGCCGGAACGGATTGGAGCAAATCGCTGACCCGCCAATTGGAATTCTACAACTGGCTGCAATCCTCTGAAGGAGCGATTGCAGGCGGTGCCACCAATAGCTATGGCGGTTCGTACAGCGCTTATCCTGCCGGAGCCAGCACGTTCTACGGCATGCTCTACGATGAGGCGCCTGTCTATCAGGACCCGCCATCCAACAACTGGTTCGGGATGCAGTCCTGGAGTATGGAACGCGTAGCAGAGCTGTATTATATCCTGGCTTCCAGCGGGGATACCACCTCGGATAATTTCAAAATGGCCAAACGGGTCATCGAGAATTGGATAGACTGGTCTTCAGATTATGCTTTTGTAGGCAGCCGTCCTGTATCGGATACCGCCGGCTATTATCTGGATCAGCAGGGCAACCGGATTCTGGGCGGAGCCAACCCGCAGGTGGCTACCGTGTCTGCACCGGGCGAATTCTGGATTCCGGGCAATGTGGAATGGCACGGCCAGCCGGATACCTGGAACGGCTTCAGCACTTTTAACGGCAACAGCAGCCTGAAGGCAGTAACGAAAGACCCGGGGCAGGATACCGGCGTGCTGGGCAGCTATATCAAAGCCCTCACGTTCTTCGCCGCAGGGAACAAAGCAGAGCACGGCAACTACACTGCGCTCGGCGGAACCGCTTCGCAGCTGGCTAAGTCCATGCTGGATACCGCCTGGGGCTACAATGACGGACTTGGAATCACCACTCTGGAGAAGCGTGCCGATTATTTCCGGTTCTTCACCAAAGAGGTCTATTTCCCGGCAGGCTGGAGCGGTACCTTCGGCCAGGGCAATACCATTCCGGGGAACGCGACAGTTCCATCTGACCCGGCTAAGGGCGGCAATGGAGTGTATGCGAGCTACACCGATATTCTCCCGGATATCAAAAATGATCCCAAGTGGAGTTATCTCGAAGACAAATACAACACTTCCTACAATAAAACCACCAAAACCTGGGACAATGGCGCACCTGAGTTCACCTATCACCGCTTCTGGTCACAGGTGGATATGGCTACGGCCTATGCCGAGTATGACCGGCTGATTAATAACGGCAGCGGCCCTATGCCGACAGCTACCCCTACAACCACGCCAACGGCTACTCCGACAGCAACACCAACCGCTACACCGACAACAGTGCCAACAGCTACACCGACAGTAGTTCCGACAGCTACACCGACAGTAGCGCCAACGGCTACACCGACAACAGCGCCAACCGCTACACCGACAGTCGCACCAACCGCTACGCCTGCCGTAGGGAATTTGGTCGTTCAATACCGTACAACGGATACGAACGCCACAGATCCGCAGTTCCGTCCGCAACTGCGGATTGTCAATAACGGGACCACAGCGGTAGACCTCAGCAAGGTTAAGGTACGGTATTACTACACGATTGACGGCGAGCGGGCACAGCAGTTCAATGTCGATTATGCAGCCCTCGGCGGCAGTAATGTGCTGGGAAGCTTCGTGAAGCTTGATTCAGCAGTTACAGGCGCAGACCATTATCTGGAGATCTCCTTCAGCGCCGGCGCTGGCAGTCTGGCAGCAGGTGCGAATACCGGCGAGATTCAACTGCGCATTAACAAGACCGACTGGAGCAATTACAATGAGGCTGACGATTACTCCTATGATGCAACCAAAACGTCTTTCACAGACTGGAACCGGATGCCGCTGTATCTGAACGGTGTACTGGTCTGGGGCGTTCAGCCGCAATAA
- a CDS encoding response regulator transcription factor: MSKTILIVEDEDILREIMKDYLLEEGYRVIEAIDGKQAISLFQEHEVDLILLDIMLPELDGWSVCRRIRKTSNVPIIILTARSDEDDTLLGFGLGADDYVTKPYRPLILLARAKRLLESRHTSGHDSDTLSGGGISIHFPSRTVTVDGTSSGLTHTEFEILAYLLQNKGIIISREQLITKIWGYDFAGDDRTVNSHIRNLRSKLGEHAKQIVTVVRSGYKFEEEL; this comes from the coding sequence ATGTCAAAAACAATATTGATTGTGGAAGATGAAGATATTTTGCGTGAAATCATGAAGGATTATCTGCTGGAAGAGGGGTATCGCGTGATTGAAGCTATCGACGGGAAGCAGGCGATCTCGTTATTTCAGGAGCATGAGGTGGACTTGATTTTGCTGGACATCATGTTGCCGGAATTGGATGGATGGTCCGTGTGCAGGCGAATCCGTAAGACGTCAAATGTGCCGATTATCATACTGACGGCCCGTTCGGATGAGGACGATACGTTGCTGGGGTTCGGACTTGGCGCTGACGACTACGTTACGAAGCCTTACCGCCCGCTCATTCTGTTGGCACGGGCCAAGCGGCTGCTAGAGAGCAGGCATACCAGCGGGCATGACAGCGACACGTTGTCCGGCGGAGGCATTTCAATCCATTTTCCATCCCGGACCGTTACGGTTGACGGCACCAGCTCCGGTCTAACGCATACGGAATTCGAAATATTGGCTTATCTGTTGCAAAACAAAGGGATCATTATCAGCAGAGAGCAACTGATTACGAAAATTTGGGGATATGATTTCGCAGGCGATGATCGCACGGTCAACAGCCATATCCGCAATTTGCGTTCCAAGCTGGGGGAACATGCCAAGCAGATTGTTACGGTTGTGCGTTCAGGATATAAATTTGAGGAAGAGCTATGA